Genomic DNA from Corylus avellana chromosome ca4, CavTom2PMs-1.0:
AGTCCGAAGATCATGTGTCAAGCTCTACCATCAGTTCAATGCCAAATTCTATTTCAGATTGTATAACTGAAGAATCAATTGTATGCAGTCATGATAGGAAAGGTCCACCCAGTGACTCAATTGCTTTAAAGCCTGAAAGTCTGACAGCTGCGTTACAAGAAAATGAGAAGACCAATGCTGGTGAGGATGTTACCAAATGGCCTTTGGCATATGTTGCACAGGAGACTGGTGCGAAGGGAATTGAAGAAACTAACTTAGATAGAAATCTAACAGACTCTATGGTCTCACCCAGTAGATTTGCTGGCGAATCATTTGAGTCAGTGTCAAAGTTGGAAGAAACAGTTGGAAGAACTTCAGATCCTGTGCCAGCTGATAGAGCTGTTGAGTCAGTGGAAGAGGATGATGATGGTTCCAGTTCTAAGATGAGCCAAAATGATCTTCCCCCTGAAGTTGGTTCTGCTGATCATGTGAGTGCTTCTATTGGTAATTCTCAAGTCAAGGTGGATGCTCCACAAGAAGTAAACCATGCCAGTTCTGGCAATATAATTGATAGTGGCAACAGCAAGGAAGAAGGGAATGACAATGTGGATGTCCTTCCTGTGCCTGGTGATTCTGCTAATCATGTGAATGCTTCTCAAATTTTGGTGGGTGCTGCAGAAGGAATTCCCTATGCCAATTCTAGTAATATAATTGAGGGTAGCAAcagaaaggaagaaggaaatgaaaatgTAAATATTCTCTCTGTGCCTGATGATACGTCAATAATAGACCCTCCTGAGAACATTGTTgaagatttaaaagaaaataaagatgttAGGCTGCAGGAATATGCAATCCTAGATTCATTTGCAAAAATTGCGGATAAAGAAGTTAGTGCTGAAGATTCTGCTTCTGAGAAGAATTCTTCCTCTTTCCAGTCAAGGCAATTGAGTGAAGGAACTGAGATGCCTTCTTCAGATATTCTGGAAGGCAGTGGTGAACGAGAAGGTGGGAGAAGCAAGGCTGTGGTTAATGAAGTGCTTGTTGAGGAGGAAGCTGATGTGTCTCTGAACAAGTTCACAATTGATGAAGTAGGAGCCTCTGTGGAAGTTGTGGCGCCTGACATTGATGAAAATCACATAGTCCGGAGTCATGAAGAGCAAGAGATCAATGATATTCACAATAATGAAATACATGTGAATCATCCAGAAAATGCTGCAAAGTTGTCAGCTGATGCTGGAATCAACCAAGAAACAAACCTACTTGGCATGGACCATGCTGGTAACCTTGAGAAAGCTTGGACTGAAGGATCTGATGCAATTGGAGATAACAATGGAATAGGTGCTACAGAGAAAAATTATACCGAGATCTCAAAATCAAATTCTGAATTGGCTGGTAGTCTCTCTGAATCCTTAGTTGATCCAACGTTGGACTTACCTCAAGGTGATGAAGCCGGTGTtcatgaaaagggaaaaattgaGAAGTGTGATGTAGGTGGAATTGAAAGCAGGGAAGGACTTAAAGAGGACGAGCTTTCAATGAAGTCAAAACTGACTTCTGAATCGACTAGCAATTTTCATGAATCGCAAACTGTTGCAGATGACGTAATTGATGGGTCTGTGAAGAAGTTATCAGAAAATGAATCCTTGCATTTGGATGGGGTTTCATATTCAAGCATAGTTGGCAACAATAGTGTTTCAGATACTGGCATAAAAGAAGAGGAAATCAGTGGCAATGAGAAAGTGCAAGTAGAATCTCTTGGAGTCAGTACTGCTAATGAGTCATATCATGGTGGGGATATCTTGCAGAAGACTTCGGAAGATCACATGATAAAAGAATCGCATGTCTCTCCTTCAGATACTGGCATAAAAGAAGAGGAAATCAGTGAAAATGATAAAGTGCAAGTAGAATCTCTTGGAGTCGGTACTGCTAATGAGTCATATCATGGTGGGGATGTCTTGCAGAAGACTTCGGAAGACCACATGATAAAAGAATCGCATGTCTCTCCTTTAGAGACTGAATCTTCTGTTCAAAGTTCTGGTGCTGTTGAAGATAACCATGCTAGAGAGTTTGGTGGCAGTGCTTCTGTAATCGCTTCGGAGTCTTTGGAAGGTGAAAGCAACTTTGTTAAGCAACAGAGTGCGACATCTGCAGTTGATGTTTCAGTTGACTCGTTTAGTCAAACTGATAGTTTGGAAGGCAACTGGGGGTCTGTTTCAGGTACATTTGTTATTCTCTCTTTGAGATTCAGGCAAGTAGGAGCTCTTTGGAAGGcagaattttcttttatttggcaTAACAGTGTAACATTTTGTTTGCTACCCTTCTCTATGACTTTTCATTTATGTAACctcaaattgttaaaatatcaaATGTTCTCATCTGATTGGATGGTACATACTCAAATCacttttactattattttttctttgattaattaataaatcaaacTGATAATTGTCAATGGATGATCTCCTTAGGGTATCGAGGTGGATCAGTAAACATTTAGATGTATTTAGCTTGTTTGAGAACTTTTCCCCTCATTCCTTAATGCTTCTAATTCTCTATATAAATACCTTATTTTGATAAGAATTATGGtttcctttctttaatttttttttttggtggtaaaTGGGAATTGGCTTTCATTGATTCAGTCTATATGCTTGTTTTTTATGCATGGAACAGTGCTTTCCATCCAATCAGATGCAGCAGGAGTTACTGATGCTGAAGCTTTGCCATCATCTGATTCCCTGGCATTGACAGAAGCAGAAAAATCCAACTTGCAGAAGCCCAAAGCAGCACCTGAGGGACAGCACTCTGACAACATGTTTGAGGCACCATCTTTCATGACATTAGTTGAACCTATAGATGGGGATGACCAAAAAACTGGTGCTTCCAAAACTCAGACAGGACAGAATCCGGAACAGCATTCTGCATCTTTGCAGGCGGGGTGGTTTCCTTCTCTTACTAATGTTGTAAATGAATCACAagggagaaa
This window encodes:
- the LOC132177679 gene encoding uncharacterized protein LOC132177679, with amino-acid sequence MDHQDQRHEGHGVYVCRKCGWPFPNPHPSARHRRAHRRICGTIEGYTLVDSEGNVSDDDHLSDEDNKPPSPKMLETSNNGKGLGGIGGRSSRSEDDLFSDAATEFPDSGINSGNEERFEDVREPATNVEKGAKDVPNVGQSFKDGGLADIIQPPSISMDSSQMGNPEAPEGTTNQLGSTPQSEDHVSSSTISSMPNSISDCITEESIVCSHDRKGPPSDSIALKPESLTAALQENEKTNAGEDVTKWPLAYVAQETGAKGIEETNLDRNLTDSMVSPSRFAGESFESVSKLEETVGRTSDPVPADRAVESVEEDDDGSSSKMSQNDLPPEVGSADHVSASIGNSQVKVDAPQEVNHASSGNIIDSGNSKEEGNDNVDVLPVPGDSANHVNASQILVGAAEGIPYANSSNIIEGSNRKEEGNENVNILSVPDDTSIIDPPENIVEDLKENKDVRLQEYAILDSFAKIADKEVSAEDSASEKNSSSFQSRQLSEGTEMPSSDILEGSGEREGGRSKAVVNEVLVEEEADVSLNKFTIDEVGASVEVVAPDIDENHIVRSHEEQEINDIHNNEIHVNHPENAAKLSADAGINQETNLLGMDHAGNLEKAWTEGSDAIGDNNGIGATEKNYTEISKSNSELAGSLSESLVDPTLDLPQGDEAGVHEKGKIEKCDVGGIESREGLKEDELSMKSKLTSESTSNFHESQTVADDVIDGSVKKLSENESLHLDGVSYSSIVGNNSVSDTGIKEEEISGNEKVQVESLGVSTANESYHGGDILQKTSEDHMIKESHVSPSDTGIKEEEISENDKVQVESLGVGTANESYHGGDVLQKTSEDHMIKESHVSPLETESSVQSSGAVEDNHAREFGGSASVIASESLEGESNFVKQQSATSAVDVSVDSFSQTDSLEGNWGSVSVLSIQSDAAGVTDAEALPSSDSLALTEAEKSNLQKPKAAPEGQHSDNMFEAPSFMTLVEPIDGDDQKTGASKTQTGQNPEQHSASLQAGWFPSLTNVVNESQGRKKNEEIIAKVTNWSAGKQHTPLKSLLGEASLESKAKSKKPKDIPAPAIQKDETVPKDNGAIVTTVNSILDPKSPTSQAAKTQTKREWNSPARYPSEIKREKRKVKGRPYWAQFVCCTSIN